Proteins from a genomic interval of Pseudomonas paeninsulae:
- a CDS encoding diguanylate cyclase has product MAEQPSPTSELQHQLQRLSEKFAERLVQELPELASKAKLLQAADHETQLQQLRSLRDQLHKLAGAAGTFGFASIGQRARELEQQAMHWLESLRLKDQDLQEFIHQLQQFAAQSVQSEAAAKSPARPQKPLKAETDVHCIYILEDEVSIGENMRLTLGNFGYHAEHFSRIADFDAALQRRLPDALIIDVNLGDSEQTGLVYAAALQQRLEQPLPLLVITTEDDFATHLEAVRVGAMGYFTKPVDIPQLENRLDRCFAQQQGEPYRVLIVDDDHDLASRYSLILRGANMLVEVLETPAGIFEAMSRFNPEVVLLDVNMPDCTGPELAQIIRFNDDWLRVPIIYLSAETDITRQMNALIKAGDDFITKPIGDNALVTTVFSRAQRARLLSIALSRDSLTGLLKHADIKEQVGIELERAQRSGKPASVAMLDIDFFKKVNDSYGHVAGDNVIRALANLLRQRLRRVDSLGRYGGEEFLVVLPDCTADQALQVLDEIRQRFADLQFIAGDSEFSVTLSAGIASTEQAAQAAGELLERADRALYVAKHGGRNQVSQS; this is encoded by the coding sequence ATGGCTGAACAACCCAGCCCGACCAGCGAACTGCAGCACCAGCTGCAACGGCTCAGCGAAAAATTCGCCGAGCGCCTGGTCCAGGAACTGCCCGAACTGGCCAGCAAGGCCAAACTGCTGCAAGCCGCCGACCACGAGACGCAACTGCAGCAACTGCGCAGCCTGCGCGATCAGCTGCACAAGCTGGCGGGCGCGGCCGGTACCTTCGGCTTCGCCAGCATCGGCCAACGTGCCCGTGAGCTCGAACAACAGGCCATGCACTGGCTGGAAAGCCTGCGCCTGAAGGATCAGGATCTGCAGGAATTCATCCACCAGTTGCAGCAGTTCGCCGCGCAAAGCGTGCAGAGCGAGGCGGCGGCGAAAAGCCCTGCCCGCCCGCAAAAACCGCTGAAAGCCGAGACGGACGTGCACTGTATCTACATCCTCGAGGACGAGGTCAGCATCGGCGAGAACATGCGCCTGACCCTGGGCAATTTCGGCTACCACGCCGAGCACTTCAGCCGTATCGCCGATTTCGACGCGGCGCTGCAACGGCGCCTGCCGGATGCGCTGATCATCGATGTCAACCTGGGCGATTCCGAGCAAACCGGCCTGGTGTATGCCGCTGCCCTGCAACAGCGCCTGGAGCAACCACTGCCGCTGCTGGTGATTACCACCGAGGACGACTTCGCCACCCACCTGGAGGCGGTACGGGTCGGCGCCATGGGTTACTTCACCAAACCGGTGGACATTCCCCAGCTGGAAAACCGTCTGGACCGCTGTTTCGCCCAACAGCAGGGCGAGCCCTACCGGGTGCTGATCGTCGATGACGACCACGACCTGGCCAGCCGCTACAGCCTGATCCTGCGCGGCGCCAACATGCTGGTGGAAGTGCTCGAAACCCCGGCGGGCATCTTCGAAGCCATGAGCCGTTTCAATCCGGAGGTGGTGCTGCTCGACGTCAACATGCCGGACTGCACCGGTCCGGAACTGGCGCAGATCATCCGCTTCAACGACGACTGGCTGCGGGTACCGATCATCTACCTGTCGGCAGAGACCGATATCACCCGGCAAATGAATGCCTTGATCAAAGCCGGCGACGACTTCATCACCAAACCCATCGGTGACAACGCCCTGGTCACCACCGTGTTCTCCCGGGCCCAGCGCGCCCGCCTGCTGAGCATCGCCCTGTCACGCGACAGCCTGACCGGCCTGCTCAAGCATGCCGACATCAAGGAGCAAGTCGGCATTGAGCTGGAACGCGCGCAACGCAGCGGCAAACCGGCCAGCGTGGCGATGCTCGATATCGACTTCTTCAAGAAGGTCAACGACAGCTACGGCCACGTCGCCGGTGACAACGTGATTCGCGCCCTGGCCAACCTGCTGCGCCAGCGCCTGCGCCGGGTCGATAGCCTGGGCCGCTATGGCGGCGAAGAGTTTCTCGTGGTGCTGCCCGATTGCACGGCCGATCAGGCTCTGCAGGTTCTCGATGAAATTCGCCAACGCTTTGCCGATCTG
- a CDS encoding response regulator, protein MPELTRILHVEDDPSIQAVAKVALEAVGGFRVLSCSSGQEALDQIQGFAPDFILLDVMMPGMDGPQTLIKLSELVDIGLIPVAFMTAKVQPAEIEHYRSLGALDVIIKPFDPMQLAAQVRQIWSRAHG, encoded by the coding sequence ATGCCTGAACTGACCCGCATCCTGCACGTGGAAGACGACCCTTCAATCCAGGCCGTGGCCAAAGTCGCGCTGGAGGCCGTCGGCGGCTTTCGGGTACTCAGTTGCTCGTCCGGCCAGGAAGCGCTGGATCAGATCCAGGGTTTCGCGCCGGATTTCATCCTGCTGGATGTGATGATGCCCGGCATGGATGGTCCGCAAACCCTGATTAAACTCAGCGAGCTGGTGGACATCGGGCTGATCCCGGTGGCCTTCATGACGGCCAAGGTGCAGCCGGCGGAGATCGAGCACTACCGCAGCCTGGGTGCCCTCGACGTGATCATCAAGCCCTTCGACCCTATGCAACTGGCCGCCCAGGTCCGGCAAATTTGGAGCCGTGCACATGGCTGA
- a CDS encoding response regulator: MNRTPTGPTLPFDEAARLAELQLYQLLDTPAEEAFDDLSQLAAQLCDAPIALVSLLDEQRQWFKSKVGLDVCETPREQAFCAHAILAQQLFEIPDALEDPRFANNPLVTGAPHIRFYAGIPLTTSRGHNLGTLCVIDRQPRQLTTPQRDGLRRLGRQVVRLCELRLNLHQHAEQAALQRAILASAGSAIIATTPTGEISSVNPAAEHLLGYAQQHLLGRPFATALLDPKQLAGRTEALGQECEQTIGADFSVLAAHAARGQDQPREWSFVRQDGRQLPALLTVSAVRDEGGVLLGYVAIAQDLSQREQALQRLRQIAAQLPGMVFQALLSERGTVRFPYASEGIVDIYGLTPADVREHSKAVFAAIHEDDRASVADAIRDSARTLSQWHQEYRVRHPSKGLIWVEGKATPLRQADGSVIWHGVISDISARKHQEQELEQQQEMNRRLLEALAEGVIACDAQGQLTLFNDTARQWHGTDVSLLAPEQWGDYYDLFEADGQTPLASTKIPLLRALQGERVRDAEISIVVKGQAPRFVTTNADPLYAPDGRQLGAVAVLHDITERKRSERMQREFVSTVSHELRTPLTSISGSLGLIQGGALGELPESMRQMLDIAHHNSLRLSHLINDLLDMDKLVAGKMNFQLRSLQLDAQLDESLANNQAYADQHGVQLVQERGPSLKVRADAMRVQQVLANFLSNAIKFSPPGAQVRLNSELREQRLRVSVSDQGPGIPTEFRERMFQKFSQADATDSRQKGGTGLGLAISKELIERMGGRIGFDSIEGQGATFWFELPLLEATNLASNAEEAERPSLLVIEDEADIAQLLRQFLSHAGYRVMLAASLEQARTLLAEHRFAAVTLDLRLPDGNGLQLIRELRNDPATEELPVLVISAACDEGRLSLNGSFQAIDWLDKPIDRHSLLARLRQALHGLPERPRVLHIEDDPDLRQVIAEQGRTLADFVSASSLTEARQLLSQGSYDLILLDLSLPDGNGLELLEEIHQHHPGVPVVVLSAQDLPAERLGQVEATLAKSRTSARHFLHLLARLLPAMENRHA; the protein is encoded by the coding sequence ATGAACCGAACCCCCACGGGGCCGACCTTGCCCTTCGACGAAGCCGCGCGGCTCGCCGAGCTCCAGCTGTACCAGTTGCTCGACACGCCCGCCGAGGAGGCCTTCGACGACCTCTCCCAGCTCGCCGCGCAACTCTGCGACGCGCCCATCGCCCTGGTCTCGCTGCTCGACGAGCAACGCCAGTGGTTCAAGAGCAAAGTCGGCCTGGACGTCTGCGAGACGCCCCGCGAGCAGGCTTTCTGCGCCCATGCGATCCTCGCCCAGCAGTTGTTCGAAATCCCCGACGCCCTGGAAGACCCGCGCTTCGCCAACAACCCGCTGGTCACCGGGGCGCCACATATTCGCTTCTACGCCGGCATCCCGCTGACCACCAGTCGCGGACACAACCTCGGCACCCTCTGCGTGATCGACCGCCAGCCGCGTCAATTGACCACCCCGCAGCGCGACGGTCTGCGCCGCCTCGGCCGCCAGGTCGTGCGCCTGTGCGAGCTGCGCCTGAACCTGCACCAGCATGCCGAGCAGGCGGCGCTGCAGCGCGCCATCCTCGCCAGCGCCGGCAGTGCGATCATTGCCACCACGCCCACGGGCGAGATCAGCAGCGTCAACCCGGCCGCCGAACACTTGCTCGGCTACGCCCAGCAGCACCTGCTCGGCCGCCCCTTTGCCACCGCCCTGCTCGACCCCAAGCAACTGGCGGGCCGCACCGAGGCGCTCGGCCAGGAATGCGAGCAGACCATCGGCGCGGACTTCTCTGTGCTGGCCGCACATGCCGCGCGCGGCCAGGACCAGCCGCGCGAATGGTCCTTCGTTCGCCAGGACGGCCGCCAGCTGCCGGCCTTGCTAACAGTCTCCGCGGTACGCGACGAGGGCGGAGTCCTGCTCGGTTACGTCGCCATCGCCCAGGACCTGAGCCAGCGCGAACAAGCCCTGCAGCGCCTGCGGCAGATCGCCGCGCAGTTACCCGGCATGGTGTTCCAGGCGCTGTTGTCCGAGCGGGGCACGGTGCGCTTCCCCTACGCCAGCGAGGGCATAGTCGACATCTACGGGCTGACCCCGGCCGATGTCCGCGAGCATAGCAAGGCCGTGTTCGCGGCCATCCATGAGGACGATCGCGCCAGCGTTGCCGACGCCATACGCGACTCGGCCAGAACGCTGAGCCAATGGCACCAGGAATACCGCGTGCGCCATCCCAGCAAGGGCCTGATCTGGGTCGAAGGCAAAGCCACTCCCCTGCGCCAGGCCGATGGCTCGGTGATCTGGCATGGGGTGATCAGCGACATCAGCGCGCGCAAACACCAGGAGCAGGAACTGGAACAGCAGCAGGAAATGAACCGGCGCCTGCTCGAGGCGCTCGCCGAGGGGGTGATCGCCTGCGATGCCCAGGGCCAATTAACCCTGTTCAACGATACCGCCCGACAATGGCATGGCACCGATGTCAGCCTGCTCGCACCCGAGCAATGGGGCGACTATTACGACCTGTTCGAGGCCGACGGCCAGACTCCGCTGGCCAGCACCAAGATCCCCCTGCTGCGGGCGCTGCAGGGCGAGCGGGTGCGCGACGCGGAAATCAGCATAGTGGTCAAGGGCCAGGCGCCCCGCTTCGTCACCACCAACGCCGACCCACTGTATGCCCCCGATGGCCGCCAGCTCGGCGCCGTCGCGGTGCTGCATGACATCACCGAGCGCAAGCGCAGCGAACGCATGCAGCGCGAGTTCGTCTCCACGGTCAGCCATGAGCTGCGCACACCGCTGACCTCGATCTCCGGCTCGCTCGGCCTGATCCAGGGCGGTGCGCTCGGCGAACTGCCGGAGAGCATGCGGCAGATGCTCGATATCGCCCATCACAACAGCCTGCGCCTGAGTCATTTGATCAACGACCTGCTGGACATGGACAAGCTGGTGGCCGGAAAGATGAATTTCCAGCTGCGTAGCCTGCAGCTGGACGCCCAGCTCGACGAGAGCCTGGCGAACAACCAGGCCTATGCCGACCAGCATGGCGTGCAGCTGGTGCAGGAGCGGGGCCCATCCCTCAAGGTGCGGGCCGATGCCATGCGCGTGCAGCAGGTGCTGGCCAACTTCCTCTCCAATGCCATCAAGTTTTCTCCGCCCGGCGCCCAGGTACGCCTGAACAGTGAACTGCGCGAGCAACGCCTACGGGTCAGCGTCAGCGACCAGGGCCCCGGTATTCCGACTGAATTCCGCGAGCGGATGTTTCAGAAATTTTCCCAAGCCGACGCCACCGACAGCCGGCAGAAAGGCGGCACCGGGCTGGGCCTGGCGATCAGCAAGGAGCTGATCGAACGCATGGGCGGGCGCATCGGCTTCGACTCGATCGAGGGCCAGGGGGCGACCTTCTGGTTCGAGTTGCCGCTGCTGGAGGCCACGAACCTGGCGAGCAACGCCGAAGAGGCTGAGCGACCCAGCTTGCTGGTGATCGAAGATGAAGCCGATATCGCCCAGCTGCTGCGCCAGTTCCTGAGCCACGCCGGCTACCGGGTGATGTTGGCCGCCAGCCTGGAGCAGGCCCGGACACTGCTGGCCGAGCACCGCTTCGCCGCCGTCACCCTGGACCTGCGCCTACCGGACGGCAATGGCCTGCAGTTGATCCGCGAGTTGCGCAACGATCCCGCCACCGAGGAGCTGCCGGTGCTGGTGATTTCCGCCGCCTGCGACGAGGGCCGGCTGAGTCTGAACGGCAGCTTCCAGGCCATCGACTGGCTGGACAAGCCGATAGACCGCCACAGCCTGCTGGCCCGCCTGCGTCAGGCCCTGCACGGGCTACCGGAAAGACCCCGGGTGCTGCATATCGAGGACGATCCCGACTTGCGTCAGGTGATTGCCGAACAGGGCCGCACGCTGGCCGATTTCGTCTCAGCCAGCAGCCTCACCGAGGCCCGCCAACTGCTCAGCCAAGGCAGCTACGACCTGATTTTGCTGGATCTCAGCCTGCCCGACGGCAACGGCCTGGAACTGCTCGAAGAAATCCACCAGCACCATCCTGGAGTACCCGTGGTGGTACTCTCCGCCCAGGACCTGCCGGCCGAGCGCCTCGGCCAGGTCGAGGCCACCCTAGCCAAATCGCGCACCAGTGCGCGACACTTCCTGCACTTGCTCGCCCGCCTACTACCCGCCATGGAGAATCGGCATGCCTGA
- a CDS encoding ATP-binding protein: MSSVTQQTARSQRRQTLNWAISLGLLLVLVLGVELLLQQYALRQLQANQQALAAHTGEVRVVLLAELNATLHLASGLAAYIPAKQGQIDPQELKPWLEGLLQQGRHIRNIGLAPDNRVALVYPLAGNEAALGLYYPDQAEQWPAVERIIASRTANLDGPLQLVQGGTGLIYRVPVFLDDQRYWGMISTVIDFDQLYAQVEEIARQQGIAISLQPLAEPASASLAQTATEPDAVHVKLPIVLAGANWQLEAHYLIAPKPLPAWLRLLGWSLALICTALVSLALHGQHRQASLLLALNQSQQQFLDAFDMTPMGLALLDQHGCLLAANQALCQLLQRSPATLRHQHLRQFCAASCHPQLNAELAATTPGHNRSWQQNLLDARGEPVAVMLSAAVLSGGLETDATRILHIQDIRESKRLLHLQNEFISTVSHELRTPLTAIIGPLELINAGALGEVPEALQPMLQIAQHNSQRLVTLINDLLDIGKLAAGKMRFDVQPLTLQPLIEQALHSNQAYAENYGVHLRQLANCADRVRVDAHRLQQVLANLLSNAAKFSPRGGAVDLYTERRGQHLRLNVRDRGPGVPAAFQEQIFQKFAQADASDTRQKGGTGLGLAISKELIERMGGRIGFDSLPGQGATFWLELPLAESATTDLPA, translated from the coding sequence ATGAGCAGTGTCACCCAACAAACGGCCCGCTCGCAGCGCCGCCAAACGCTGAACTGGGCTATCAGCCTGGGCCTGCTGCTGGTGCTGGTGCTGGGCGTCGAACTGTTACTGCAGCAATATGCCTTGCGTCAGCTGCAAGCCAACCAGCAAGCGCTCGCAGCCCATACCGGCGAAGTGCGTGTGGTGCTGCTCGCCGAACTGAATGCCACCTTGCACCTCGCCAGTGGCCTGGCCGCCTATATCCCGGCCAAGCAGGGCCAGATAGATCCACAGGAACTCAAACCCTGGCTGGAGGGGCTGCTCCAGCAAGGTCGACACATTCGCAATATCGGCCTGGCGCCAGACAATCGCGTCGCCTTGGTCTACCCGCTGGCCGGCAACGAAGCCGCGCTCGGCCTTTATTATCCCGATCAGGCCGAGCAATGGCCCGCGGTGGAGCGCATCATCGCCAGTCGCACCGCCAATCTCGACGGCCCGCTGCAATTGGTTCAGGGCGGGACAGGCCTGATCTATCGAGTGCCGGTATTTCTCGATGACCAGCGCTACTGGGGCATGATCAGCACGGTCATCGACTTCGACCAGCTGTATGCCCAGGTTGAGGAGATTGCCCGCCAGCAAGGCATTGCGATCAGCCTCCAGCCACTTGCCGAGCCGGCCAGCGCCAGCCTGGCGCAGACCGCAACCGAGCCTGACGCCGTCCACGTCAAGCTACCGATTGTGCTTGCCGGCGCCAACTGGCAACTTGAGGCCCACTACCTGATCGCGCCCAAACCTCTGCCTGCCTGGCTACGTCTGCTGGGCTGGAGTCTGGCGCTGATCTGCACCGCCCTGGTCAGCCTGGCGCTGCACGGCCAGCACCGCCAGGCCAGCCTGCTGCTGGCGCTCAATCAGAGCCAGCAACAGTTTCTCGATGCCTTTGACATGACGCCGATGGGCTTGGCCCTGCTCGATCAACACGGCTGTCTGCTGGCCGCCAACCAGGCCCTTTGCCAGCTGCTGCAACGCAGCCCCGCCACGCTGCGCCACCAGCACCTACGACAATTCTGCGCGGCGTCCTGTCACCCGCAGTTGAACGCAGAATTGGCGGCAACAACGCCAGGGCACAACCGCAGCTGGCAACAAAACCTACTCGATGCCCGGGGCGAGCCCGTCGCCGTGATGCTCAGTGCCGCGGTCCTGAGTGGCGGCCTGGAGACTGACGCAACCCGCATTCTGCATATCCAGGACATTCGCGAGAGCAAACGCCTGCTGCACCTGCAAAACGAATTCATCTCCACCGTCAGCCATGAGCTGCGCACTCCGCTGACCGCCATCATCGGCCCGCTGGAGCTGATCAATGCCGGCGCGCTGGGCGAGGTGCCGGAGGCTTTGCAGCCCATGCTGCAGATCGCCCAGCACAATAGTCAGCGCCTGGTCACGCTGATCAACGACCTGCTGGACATCGGCAAGCTGGCGGCTGGCAAGATGCGGTTCGATGTCCAACCACTGACCCTGCAGCCACTGATCGAGCAGGCCCTGCACAGCAACCAGGCGTATGCCGAGAACTATGGGGTCCATCTGCGTCAGCTCGCCAACTGCGCGGACCGGGTCAGGGTCGACGCTCACCGCCTGCAGCAGGTGCTGGCCAACCTGCTGTCCAACGCCGCCAAATTTTCCCCGCGCGGCGGCGCCGTCGATCTTTATACCGAACGCCGCGGCCAGCATCTGCGCCTCAATGTGCGTGATCGCGGCCCGGGGGTTCCGGCAGCGTTTCAAGAGCAGATTTTTCAAAAATTCGCCCAAGCCGACGCTTCCGACACCCGCCAGAAGGGCGGCACCGGGCTAGGCCTGGCGATCAGCAAAGAGCTGATCGAGCGCATGGGCGGGCGCATTGGCTTCGATTCGCTGCCGGGCCAAGGCGCTACCTTCTGGCTCGAGCTGCCACTGGCCGAATCGGCCACAACGGATCTACCGGCATGA